One window from the genome of Parasteatoda tepidariorum isolate YZ-2023 chromosome 8, CAS_Ptep_4.0, whole genome shotgun sequence encodes:
- the LOC139426285 gene encoding general transcription factor II-I repeat domain-containing protein 2A-like — protein MLEAADSLFEEFKNKKEIVSAINTLQLSARTVTRRIEVIAENLEAELANYMENCIFFSLQMDESTDVTNISQLAICVKMVFSDFTKEEFLKVLPLKGSTRGEDIFSTFKKYITDVKLPVQKLSSITTDGAPAMTGKKKGFIALCRQDSLFPKFISYHCLIHQEMLCAKTIGFQPVFRIVTKIINSIRSGAMQHRLFKLLLEDEDVQFTDLLLHTEVRWLSRGKILERFIMLLPQIKEFIASRGEFYEQLENKDWLIDLGFLTDITAKLNELNLKIQGKNQHIADMISAVNAFKCKLVLLKSHLLKKSLSHFPNIKYTVESLNLNNENFTATSYLEIIDKLIEEFSSRFEDFAALEPVLRFFINPFSVTEDDVLEIVSVYFDLHNIEDLELEIINLQSDIILKAHSNDKMFWNLVDENKYPILGKCVLKIYSYCATIYNCESLFSNMKYLKSTYRTKLNDSHLDNCLRTGNSKYIPNYKKLAENMDTQVSH, from the coding sequence ATGTTAGAAGCTGCTGATTcactttttgaagaatttaaaaataaaaaggaaatagtttCAGCTATAAACACGTTGCAATTATCAGCACGAACTGTTACTAGAAGAATTGAAGTAATTGCGGAGAATTTGGAGGCAGAATTAGCAAATTATatggaaaattgtattttcttttcgcTACAGATGGATGAATCGACAGACGTGACAAATATATCACAATTAGCAATTTGCGTGAAGATGGTATTTTCTGATTTTACAAAAGAAGAATTCCTTAAAGTTCTGCCATTAAAAGGAAGCACCAGAGGAGAAGATatcttttctacttttaaaaagtatataacagATGTAAAATTACCTGTACAAAAGTTATCGTCAATTACAACAGACGGGGCACCAGCGATGACTGGTaagaaaaaaggatttattGCCTTATGTAGACAGGATTCCTTATTCccgaaatttatttcttatcattGCCTCATACATCAGGAAATGTTATGCGCAAAAACAATCGGTTTTCAACCCGTATTTAGgatagtaacaaaaattattaattccataAGATCGGGAGCTATGCAACACAGattgtttaaattacttttagaagATGAGGACGTTCAGTTCACAGATCTTCTTTTACATACTGAAGTGAGGTGGCTGAGCAGAGGTAAAATACTTGAGCGGTTTATCATGCTTTTGCCAcaaataaaggaatttattgCATCAAGAGGCGAATTTTACGAGCAATTAGAAAATAAGGATTGGCTAATCGACCTCGGATTTCTGACAGATATAACGGCAAAgttgaatgaattaaatttaaaaatacaagggAAAAATCAGCATATCGCTGACATGATTAGTGCAGTAAATGCATTCAAATGCAAGTTAGTGTTGTTGAAATCCCAtctattgaaaaaatcattatcacatttcccaaatataaaatatactgttgagagtttaaatttgaataatgaaaattttactgctacatcatatttagaaattatagaTAAGCTAATAGAAGAGTTTTCTTCTAGATTTGAAGATTTTGCAGCATTAGAACCCGTTCTAAGATTTTTCATAAATCCATTCAGTGTTACTGAAGATGATGTCCTTGAAATAGTTTCAGTGTATTTCGATCTTCATAATATCGAAGATCtagaattagaaataataaacttgcaaagtgatattattttaaaagcgcatagtaatgataaaatgttttggaaCTTAGTCGATGAAAATAAGTATCCTATTTTAGGGAAATGTgtgctaaaaatttattcatattgtgCAACAATATACAATTGCGAgtctttgttttcaaatatgaaatatttgaaatcaacatATCGAACAAAGCTTAATGACTCACATTTAGATAATTGTTTAAGGACCGGGAACTCTAAATATATCCCCAATTATAAGAAATTAGCTGAAAATATGGACACCCAAGTTTCACACTGA